A segment of the Nitrospina gracilis 3/211 genome:
GGAAAATGCGTTCCACCTTGTACGCCGGAAGTTCCCCTTCCGCAATGCCGAGCACCACCCATCCTCCGGCCCAGCTGTACCAGAGGAGCGACCGCCAGGGCCGGAAGTAATAAACCGCCATCGAACCGGCAAGCACGAGGCAGGTGTAGAGCACGAGGCCCGGCAGGTTCCCCGCTTCCTGGTGCAGAAGAAACGGCGTGCTCAAGCCACCCGTCACCGCCACCAGCGCCAGCGCGAATTCGTACTGCCTGACGGCGAGGGTGAATGCGAACAGGGTGATGCCGACCATGACGGAAAACGCATACAGGTGCGGGATCAACGCATAGAGTTGAAACGCGGCGAACACCGTCATGTAAAACGTTGCCAGTCCGCCGCCCTGCAAAACAGGGCTCAGGATTTCCCGGCTTTCCCGCAGAGTAATACCGAGCCCCAAAAGAACGCCGCCCAGAATGCCGCCCATCAGGATGCGCACCGGCGGCGTCATCCAGTTCTGGTCGATGGAATATTTGAACAGGAATGCCAGGCCCATCAGGAGCAGGGCGATGCCGATTTTATTGAGCCAGAACTCACCCTGCGAGACCTCGTCTTTGGGCGGGGTGGGGGGAACCGACGGTGCCGGGCGGGAGGGGGAGGGCGAAGAGGAGGCATCCCCGTCGATATCTTCCGGGCGGAACCACGGATCGTCCAGTTGCGCTTCCAGCTTCTGCACGCGCCGGTTGAGGTCCGCGATCCGCTGATCCAGTTTCTGGATCACCTCCAACAGCTTCTTTTTATTGTCTTCGCCCATGCAATACGCCTGTTGGTTGTCCTGACTCCAAGTTAAGGGAACCCCTTCGGATTGTCAATTTGGGCGCGGCGGGGTGCAGGGTGGCGCTGGAAGGTTGCACGCAAAGAATTATTTCTCTATAATTTTCAATTAGTTATGAATTATTGAGGATGGGGCATGAAGCACAAGGGGCGGCTTTGGGTGATGGGGGCGGTGCTGATGGGGCTTTCCGCCTGCACGGTCATCGAAGGCACTTACCAGGTGGTGAAGGGGACGGTCAAGGGCGTTTATTACATCGGCAAGAACGCGGTGAAGGTGGTGTACTACACCGGCAAGGCGACGTACAAGATCGGCGAGTTCACCTTCGACGTCGTCACCGCACCGCTTGACTGGCCGCTGATGAACGACGAGATCGACACCATCGACGGGCTGCCGGTAAAGGAAGCCATCCGCCTCGGCCGCGTCAAAAACGCGCCGTACACGGTCAAGGGCAAGAAGTATTATCCCATGAGCGTCGAGCAGGCGAAGACGTACACCGAGGTCGGCATCGCTTCCTGGTACGGGCAGGAGACGTACGACCAGGACGACGGCCACATGACCGCCAACGGCGAGGCGTTCAATCCGGACGGACTCTCCGCCGCTCACAAGTTCCTACCGCTTCCCACCAACGTGCGCGTGACCAATCTCGAAAACGGACGGTCTATCATCGTGCGCGTCAACGACCGCGGTCCGTTTCCAAGTGCGCACAATCCCCGATCGGGTTCGCGCATCATCGATCTCAGCCACGGCGCGGCCAAGCGGCTGGGATTCGACGGCAAGGGTACCGTCCGCGTGAAGGTGGAAACGGTCGATCTGTGACGGTCTCGCGGAAATTCATCCTTCCACCAATTCCCCACGCCGTTCGGCCTTTCGTTTTTCGCACCATTGTTCCAGGGTAATGGTGGGGGCGCCGAGCAACCGGTTGGCCTCGATGGGGTTGCCATTTTCCCCGGCCTGGCCCAAAAACTCCATCAACTCCGCGACGAAGCGGATCCTCCGGTCGAACAGCAGATAGCCCATGACCTTCATCGCCCAGATGGGGATGCGGGCTATTTCCGCCTTGCCGTGCATGGCGGTGCAGTAGCGCAGGAGCGCTTCCTCCATGGTCATCGCCTCCGGGCCAAAAATGTCAAACTGCCGCCCAATCGCTTCCTCCAGCTGGTACGCGTTGAATATCATGCGGGCGTAATCCTCCGCCGCCACCCAGTGATAGTGGTGCGGCTGATCACCGATGAGGCACGGGGTGTGATCGCGAAAGTACAACGGCAGGGATTCCATGAAGTGGGTGGCGCGAAAGATGGTGTGCGGGATGGAGCATTCCGCTATAGCGTTTTCCACACGACGCTTGATCGCCGCGTAGGGGATGTGCGGGTAGTTATCCAGGTCCACCGCGTAGGAGATGGTGGACAGCCGCTTCACTCCGGCTTTTTCGGCGGATTTCAGTATGTTCAGCGTGCCGCCGTACTCGATGGCTTCCAACTGGCGGTCCGTGTTGCCGCCCTGGAGATTGATGTGGACCCCGTCACACCCTTGCAGAGCGCGGTCGACCGTTGCCGGGTCTTCCACGTCGCCCTGGCGCAGGTCGAACCCGTCCCCCAGCACCTCGCGTGCTCGTTCCAGATTGCGGGTGAAGACGCGGACGGCGCATCCTTCTTTCAGGAATTTATGTGCAACCGGGCGGCCGAGCGTTCCCGTTCCGCCGACGATGAGGAGGTTGGAAACCATGCCCCAAGTATAAGTCAACCGGGGACGGGCACAAGCCCAATCGTTATTTCCGGGAGAAGTCGATGACCAGCCGCTCGACAACGCGGCCGTTCTGCAGGTGCTCGGTGAAGATTTCTTCCATGTCTTCCACCGTTTGGGGAGAGTACCAGACGTCGTCCGGGTAGACTACCATGGAGGGGCCGTACTGGCAGGCGTCGAGGCACCCGGCCTTGTTGATGCGGATCTTGCCTTTCAGGCCGCTGTCGTGGACGCGTTTCTTGATGTGGTCGAGCAGGTCCATGGCACCGCGTGACTGGCAACAGCCGCGCGGGTCGTCTTCCTTGCGCTGGTTGTTGCAGATGAATACGTGGCGGGTGAATCGGCCCATGGATTATTCCGGGGAAAAGGGGATCAACTGTCCGGCTTGGTGGTGGAGTGGGTTTCCGAGTGTTCCTTGAACTTGCCGAAGTTGATGTAATTGGTGTCGCAACTGTCGGGGAAAACGGTGACGATGACGCCCTTCTTGATCTGAGCGGCAAGTTTGAGCGCTCCCACCATGGCCCCCGCCGAAGAATGCCCGACCAGAATGCCTTCCTCTTTTTCCAGCGTTTCGACCATGTCGTAGGCTTCTTCCGTGGCGACGCTGATCTTGCTGTCGAGTTCTTCTTCCTTGTAGATGCCGGGTACGATGGACGAGGCCATGTGCTTGAGGCCCTCGATGCCGTGCAGTTCCTCCGCCGGCTCGATGGGGTGGCACTTGATCTCCGGGTTCAGTTCGCGCAGGCGGCGTGTGTTGCCCATGATGGTGCCGCCGGTCCCGATGCCCGCGCAGAAGTGCGTGATGCGGCCGTCGGTCTGTTTCCAGATTTCGTTGGCCGTGTGCAGGTAATGCGCGCGCCAGTTGGAATCGTTGTTGTACTGGTCCGGCATGAAGTAGGCGTCGGGGTCGCGCTCGAGAATCTCCCGCGCCAGGAGAATCGCGCCGTCGGAGCCTTCGAATGGACTGGAGGTGACGATTTCCGCGCCGTAGAAGTCGGCCATCAACCCCTTGCGTTCCTTGCTGACGTTGGCGGGCATGACGAGTTTCACGCGGTATCCCTTGATCTTGCCGATGAGGGCGTAGGCGATGCCGGTGTTGCCGGAGGTGGAGTCGAGGATGATCTTGCCCTTGGTCAGCTTGCCGGAAGCCTCGCCGTCCTCAATCATCTGCAGGGCGGGCCGGGATTTCACGGAGCCGCCTGCGTTCCGCCATTCGGCCTTGGCGTAGATTTCCACGTCCGGAAAGTCCCGCGTCAGGTTCTGAATGGGGATCAGCGGGGTGTTGCCGATCTTCTTCAAGACCGACTCGTCCATGATCACCGGACAGGAAGGAGCCAGCACTTCCTCGGATAGCTTGAGCTTAGACATAACAATTAAATTGTATATCAAAACCCGGCTGGACCTGGAACCCGGTCCGGGTTTTTTGTAAAAACGGGGTTGTTAATTCACCGGGTGATCAAAACTCTTCGGAATCCAAGAATTCCGATCAGGCGGGGCGTTCAGCCGCTGCAGGGCGGTGGACAACCCGCTTCCCCCTTCGGGCCGCATTTCCCGGCTTCCAACACGTCTTCCGCGGGACACCCAGCCCGGTTGCCGGCGACCGATGTCCCTTACCTGTTTGATGCTCTTCTCAACCGGAAAGTTGCCAGCCATTTTAGCCTGGCATGAATCTTCGAACGAATCAGTTGCCCCCGGCGATGGCAGGGATGATGGACACCTCGTCACCGTCCTTCACCTGGGTGTTTTCCCCGTCCAGGAACCGGATGTCTTCTTCGTTCAGGTAAATATTGATGAAGCGGCGCGGCGTTCCGTTCTCCTCGCAGATGCGCTCCTTGATCCCGTTGAACTGGGATTCGAGGTCGCTGAGCAACTCTGCGATGGTGCCCCCGTTGGCTGCAACTTCGCTCTGGTTGTTGGTGAGCTTCATGAGGGGGTGGGAATCCTTACTTTTACCGCCATGGTTCGTTTCTCCTTGTTATACCGTTATACCGTTTGAATAGACTTCTTCGAAGCTGTGAATGTTGGGTTCGATGACCGCCGGTTCCGCGAACTTGTTGTCCAGCGCCTCCAGGGTTTTGAGGCCGTTGCCGGTGACGCAGACCACGGTCAGCTCGTCAGGCTTGATGCGTCCCTGCTCGACCAGCTTTTTGGTCACCGCCACGGTGACGCCGCCCGCGGTTTCCGTGAACACGCCTTCGGTCTCCCCCAGCAGTTTCATGCCCTCGATGACTTCCTCGTCGGTCACGTCCTCGCCCCAGCCACCGCTGTCACGCACGGTCTTGATGCCGTAAAAACCGTCGGCCGGGTTGCCGATGGCGATGGACTTGGCGATGGTGTCGGGCTTCACCGGTTTGTGCGTGTCCCAGCCGTTCTTGATGGCTGTCGATACCGGCGAGCATCCCGTCGCCTGTGCGGCAAACACCTTGGTGTTGACCTTGTCGATGAGGCCCAGGTCCTTGAACTCGTGGAAGGCTTTCCAGATTTTGGTGATCAGCGAGCTGCCCGCCACCGGCACCACCACGTTGTCCGGGGTGCGCCAGCCGAGCTGCTCGGCGATCTCGTAGCCGTACGACTTCGAACCGTCGCCGTAGTAGGCGCGGATGTTGATGTTGACGAACGCCCACTGGTGTGACCCGGCGATCTCACTGCACAGGCGGTTGACGTCGTCATAACTGCCGCGCACCGAGATGAGCTGGGTGCCGTAAACCTGCGTACAGAGAACCTTGCCCTGCTCGAGGCCCACCGGAATGAAAATACAGCTTTTCAAGCCTGCTTCCGCCGCATGCGCGGAGACCGAGTTGGCGAGGTTGCCGGTGGAGGCGCAGGACACGGTGTCGAAGCCGAATTCCTTCGCCTTGGTCACCGCCACGGAGACCACCCGGTCTTTAAAGGAAAAGGTCGGGTGGTTTACCGAGTCGTTCTTCACATATACTTTTTTGAGGCCCAGCGCCTTGGCCAGGTTCTTGGCCTCGATCAACGGGGTGAACCCGGTGTAGCGGCCGACCTGCGGCTCGCCGTCGATCGGCAACAGCGGCTGGTACCGCCACATGGAGGGCGGCCCGTCCTGAATCGATTTCCGGCTGATGACCTTGCTGATGCCTTCGTAATCGTAATCCACCTCCAGCGGGCCGAAACAGTATTCGCACACGTGGACCGGCAGTTTTTCGTAATTCTTACCGCATTCTTTACAACGTAAACCTTTGACGTATCCCATAGAAAACTTTTGACTAGAAGTATTGATAAAAACTGAAATAGCGTTCGCCCGTATCGGGGAGAATGACCACCACGTTCTGGTCCGGTCCCAGGTTTTCCGCCACCTGGTAAGCCGCGCACAGCGCCGCGCCGGAGGAGATGCCCGTCAGCAGGCCTTCTTCCTTCGCCAGTCGCTGAACATAACGGAACGCATCGTCGTCCGAGATGGGGCGGATGTCGTCCACGATGTCAAGGTTGAGCACCTTCGGCTTGAACCCCGCGCCGATGCCCTGGATCTTGTGCGGACCCGCCGCCCGGCCGGACAACACCGCGCTGGTAGCCGGCTCGACGCCGATGACCTTCGTATCACTGTAATGCGCTTTCAACGCTTCGCCCGCGCCGGTGATGGTGCCGCCGGTGCCGATGCCCGCGATGAACGCGTCCACTTTATCCCCTTCCATGGCGGAGATGATCTCCGGTCCGGTGGTCTGCCGGTGGATCTCCGGGTTGGCCGGGTTGTTGAACTGTTGCGGCATGAAGTAATCCGGATGCTCCGCCACCAGTTCTTCCGCGCGCTCGATGGTGCCCTGCATGCCGAACTCGGCCCGGCTGAGCTCCAGCGTTGCGCCGAAGCTTTCCAGCAACAGCCGCCGCTCGGTGCTCATGTTCTCGGACATGACCAGCATGACGTTGTAGCCCTTGAACGCGCCGACCAGCGACAGGCCGATACCCGTGTTGCCGCTGGTGGGTTCGACGATCGTCGCGCCGGGCTGAATGAGCCCTTTCTTTTCCGCGTCTTCGATCATCGCCAGCGCAATGCGGTCTTTCACACTGCCGCCGGGATTGTTCGACTCCACCTTGGCCCATATGGCCGCGCCGTTGGCGGGCACCACGCGGTTGAGCTTAACGAGGGGCGTGCCGCCTATCAAATCCAGCGTATTTTCTGACCTGATCTTGAATTTTTCCAGCATGCTGGGGAATGGTCACCTAAAAATAAGCAAAAGGGAAATTATAGGCTATCCGGCCGCGAAGTCAACACCTCGAAAGCGTCCTTAAACCGTCTCCTTACAATAACTTTAGGGGTTATGAAACCTGCACGATTATAACACGCCGCCCGTTCCCTTCCACCCAGTATCCATAAAATTGTGAGAATATTGTGCGGAGCGGGTGATGACCCCCCGCAAGCTGTGCTAAAATTCTTCGAAAGGGCGTCGATGCCCCACTTCCACCTCATTGATTTATAAGAAGCTATGAGCGCACAAAGCCTTTTGACCGAAATCAAGAAACACCTGCCCCTCCGGGCCTACGGCAACGGACCCGTCTTGGAGCTGATGCGGGCGATGGGCCTGCACGCCACGAAGAAGACGCCGCTCTCCCTCTCCGGCGTGTACCGCGACAGCGAGTCGGGCGAGATCGTCTGCGAGGTGTCGGTGGAGGGGAGCGAAAAATTCAGCGCCGCGCTCGCCAACCTGAAGCTTGACATCACCCACCCCCTCTACCGCCAGGTGAAGAACTACCGCGACGAAGTCGCCAACGCCCTCGCCGAAGAAGATTCCTCTAACGTCAACAGCCAGTCCTTCTCCATGCGCAATTTATATGGGAAAAAATAGCCAGCGAGGCGCCGGCCGCGCCAGGCGCGGTGCGAACGGGGCTGATGCCCGGTGGGCGAACGATGATCGAAATCGAATTTGAACCTCCCGGCCAAAGCACCTGCGACTGTTGCGGCGGCACCACCACCCGCCTCACCCGCTTCGTGTACCGTGATGGCAACGCCTTCGCGGTGTATTACGCGTTGTTCACAGACGGGCACGAGCGCAAGGTCGCGTATGCGCTGATCGGTCTCGGCGAGTGGGGAGTGGGGTCGTCTCCGGAAAAACGCACGGCGTTTTCCGTGAAGATCTGGCAGAACGATGCGGGCTGGGCGGTGACGGTGACCGACCGGTCGGAGTCGCCCTGGAAAAACGAAACCTTTCTCGGCACCATCCTCGACCGCGAACCCGCCCTGCAGCATCCTTTCATCAAGGACGTCTACCACCTCACCGACCACATGGTGGTCGAAGACCAGCCCCTCATCGAGTTTTTCAAATAGCCGGACCGCTTCCATCAGGNNNNNNNNNNNNNNNNNNNNNNNNNNNNNNNNNNNNNNNNNNNNNNNNNNNNNNNNNNNNNNNNNNNNNNNNNNNNNNNNNNNNNNNNNNNNNNNNNNNNGAATTCCATTGCGTCAGCGAAAGATATCATTGTTCATCTGTGGTGAAACCGTATTGGCGGGACTGTGCTAAAATTCGGGACGGTCGCGTGACGCACCATTTCACGCCGGGACTCATCGTGGGAGGGGGCTGTGACTCTGCACCCGCGCCGACTCCATTCCATCGCCGCCCTCGGCCTCGCCCTGTTGTGGATGGGCCCGGCCGCGCCCTCCCTTCGCGCGCAAACCGGAAACGACCCCACCTTTGAAGAAGACACGGCGGGGGAGGTCCACCCCCTGCAACAGGAAGCCCGCGCGCTGTACCACCGCGTGGTCAAAATCTACAAACAGAAAAAGCAGATCGAGTCGCCCGACGCCCAGTGGTGGTACGAGCTGGCCAAGGCCTGCGGCCTGCTCGCCTACCGCGACCCCACCTCCCTCACCCAGGCCCTCGCGAAGTTTGAACAATTGTTAAAACAAAAACCCGACGTCGAGGAAGCGAAGGATGGGTTGAGGTTGGCGGAATTGACATTGAAGTTTAAAAATTAACGCATAAGTATTTTTGATTTGAATGTTGTAATAAATTATTTAAAAATATCGAAATACCAAATAAAAAATACTAGTATTCAATTTTTCGGGGGTACAAAAATATGGCAGAGGCGACTTTTAGATCCCCACAGATTAAGTTTGGAAAACCGAGTCTTCGAACAACCTTTCAGCTTGTAGCTGAAATTCCATTAAATGGTAGAAACCCAAATTCTGTTTTTTTAAGTGCTATTAAGATTGCAATTGACTGGTTACAAAGCAAGCTATCCCAGTCAATTGATGGAACTGCTAAAAATGGAGATAGTTTTAAAATTGAGGTACCTGGTCAGCAAGTGGAATGCCTTTCAGTTCCAGAATTAAACCTCTGGGCACTTAGGTTTGATCACCCTGATGCTCCCTTTAAAGACAAACCTGCTGTGCCTGGAAGAACATGGCATACAGACATTTCACTGATTAAAAAGAAGGAATCCATTGGACTGGGGATTAAAGTTACGTGTGCATCACTGGAGTACTCAAAAGAAAATATAAGCTTTACCCGTCCTAAAATTGTAAGGGATATTGCTAGGGAATTGGGTCTTAGAGAAGCAAATAAAATAACTGAAAGTCCCTGGAAACTAAAAGACGAGTCTGATCTTTTGAGTTTCAAAAGTTTTTTAGAAAATAAAAAGAGAAGTCTGCCAGTAATTGTTCTTTCTCAACCTGACCGAACCCAGCCTAATGTTACAAAAGTTAGAGAATTTGTTCTTGACGCAGATTATCTGGCTAGACAAGCCTTAGGTTTGGCGCATGTTGTGTTAATGCCTTGGGAGATTGGTTATAAATGGACTGGAATTGTTGGAAAACCTTGGTCCGTTTATTTGGGAGCAGTAAAAACCTATTTCCCAAATTTAGATTTTAATGAAGATCCCCCTTATTTCCACCCGAGAAGAAAGTTAGAAGAAATATTATTCTGGCGTCACAATGGAGATATTGCGGAAAAGGCGTTTACAGAATTCTTGATTGAAAAAAACTTTCATTTTGCTGCGACTAAGCGGATAGATTGGAATGGTTGTCTTTTTTACTGGATTTAAAACGAAAAAAAGCTGAATTAGATAAGTTAAAGACTACTGAGGATGAGGACTGGAAGCAAACCTACGATGAACAGCTTGAGGCTTTAAATGAAAAGATTTCCGAATTAGAAAATGAGAAAAATGAATATGTTGATTTGGTTACTGAAGCTGAACAAGAGAGAGACCTTTACTTTCAGCAGTATAAGACATCACTTTGGAGGGTAAATCAACTGGAGGAAGCCATAAGGGCAGGTAAGTTTGAGGATACTGGAGAAGAGGATTACCCTGGAAGTTATGAAGACTTACCAGATTGGGTGGATAAAAATTTGAGTGGGCGGATATTTCTGCATACCCGCGCATTAAAGGGTTTAAAAAAAGCAAAGTTTGAAGACTTAGATTTGGTATGTAAGGCCTTGCAAATTTTAGGAATTGAGTATCGATCAATGCGACAGGGAATCCAAGGGGGTAAGGAAAAGTTTGATGAAAAACTTAAAGAGTTACACTTAGAAATTAGTGGGTCTATTGATCTAAGTCGTGCGGGCCAAGAGGGTGAACAATATTTTGTGCGTTATCCAACAGCAAACTCTCCGAGGCAATTTTTAGATAGCCATTTGCGCAATGGTTCAAAAAAGGACGACAGGTATTGCCTTAGAATTTATTTTTTTGGGATTTAGAAACACAACAGGTTGTCATAGGTTGGTTGCCTAGTCACTTGGATAACCGGATGACATAATCCTCTTAAATCTTGCTAAAACGAAAGTTTGCGCCTAGCTCTTCTCGGAGTTGATGAACTTTTTGAGGAAGGGGAACATGGCGCCGCGTTTTTCGATCATCTCCTCGCGCGACTTCTTCACGACGTGCTCGTCAATCAAGGCCACGCCGCGTTCGGCGGCGAACTTCTCGATGCCCTGCACCACCATGCCGCGAGCAAAAGAGGGGATGCGCTCCAGCCTCTGCTTCGCCTCCGGCGTCCATTTCTGACGGTACTCCACTTCCAAGCCCAGCGTGTCTTCGACTTTCAGCTCGATGGCCTTGCCGCCGTGCTGGCCCGGTTCGTAATCGCAGGACGGGTCTTCCGCCATGTAGTTGCCGGTCTCGGCGAACGCCCGCGCCCGGCAGCCGGAACACATCGCCGAGAACTCGCACGAACCGCATTTGCCGTCGAGGCCTTTGCGTTCACGGAGCTGGTTCATCAGCGGTGCGTTGTACCACAGGTTCTGGAAGGTGTCGGATTTCAGGTTGCCCACGGATTCGGCGATGAAGGGGCAGGGGGTGAGGTCGCCTTCCGGGCTGATGCGGCTGTAATGCGTGCCCGCCGGGCACCCGCCCGCATAGGTGCGCTGATAGACGGAGTCGGGATCGTTCTCGTACACGACGCGTTTGTACTGCGGCGCGCACTTGGAGTTGATCATCAGGCGGCCTTTGTACTTCATCTGTTCTTGGTACAGGATCTTGAGCGCTTCCTCGTAGGCGGCATTGCTGATGTCGGTGTTGCCCTGGCCGCGTCCGGTGCACACGAGGAAGTAGAGGTTGAAGGCCACCGCGCCGATCTTCTCGGCGTAGGCGATGACGTCCGGGATCTCTTTGTAGTTCATGTCGGAGACCGACATCTGGATGAGGAAATCGACGCCGACGTCGTTCAAAATGTCGAACGCCTCCATCGACTTCTCCCACGCTTTCGACACGCCGCGGAACTGGTCGTGCTTGCCAGGGTCCATGGAATCGATGCTGATGCCGACGCCGTGCGCGCCCGCGTCCTTGATCTTCTGCGCGTTCTCGCGGTTGATGATGGTGCCGTTGGTGCCGAGCACGACCATGAACTTGCGGTCGGCGGCGTAGCGGGTGATGTCGTAGATGTCCGGACGCAACAAGGGCTCGCCGCCGGTCAGGATCAGGAACGCGTTGGGGTTGACCTCGGCGATCTGGTCGATCACGTTGTAGCATTCCTGCGTGGTCAATTCGTCCACGCGGAAGCCGCCGCGGAAATCGGCGTCCAGGTAACAGTGCTCGCAATTGAGGTTGCACCGTTTGGTGATGTTCCAGGATATAGAGTAAGCCCGGTAGGGGCTGTTGTTGGGCGTCGGTGAAAAATCGATCTGAGAGGATTCCATGATATAGTCGCAAAACGTGTGGTAAATGGCTCAAAAACCGGGCGGTTGCGGCGGGTTCGCCGATTACGGCCCGGGAGCAAACTGAAATGTTAACACATTATTCCTGAAATGGAAGGGATACGCAAACCCCATGCGCGATTTCCGCCAAATTCTTTTAATACTGACCGTTACCGCGCTTCCCCTGTTCGGGCTGGCCTGTGGAAAAGGCGCCCCGGCGGGCGGGGTGGGGCCGGGCGTCGGGGTGGTGCAGGGCGACCTCGTGGGCATGCAGACGCGCTGGGTGGCGAGCGCCTACTTCGACCGGGCAATGGACACCACCGGCTCGCGCTTCCGCGTGGTGTCGATGACACGGCTGGTCGAACGCTTCGGCGACGCGGCCACCGATGCGGTTCTGCTCGACTGTTTCGACGACTACCAGGGCCTGCTTCCAGTAGCGGACATCCGCGAGCACGACCTGCAATTGGCGCTGGAGCTGGATATCGATCCGCAATTCAAACGGCCCGGCTGGTTGCAACCGATGCTGGTGATCGTGCCCAACGGGCAGGACGCGCCGAAGCAGGAACGGTTCATGACGGCCAACATCCGCGCGCTCCGGTTTGTGAAGCTGGCCGATTACTACGCGCCGATCGCCAACAAACTGCCGCAGGATGAAAAAGTGCAGGCGGGGTTTTCGTTTTTCACAGACAACTGCCTGTTCTGTCATGCGCTGGAAGGGGTGGGCGGCAACAAGGGCGCGCGCCTGTTGAGCGCGTTCGACTATCGGAAAAAGTCCGACCGCACAAAATTTGAAGCCGCGTTCAAAGCATTCCATTCTCCGGACAATCCGGACAAACAGAACATGGAGCAGTTCGTGAGCGGAGGCGAACTGGAAAACGTGGCGGCGTTCCTCGCCGCGTTGCAGTGAAGGGGTCCGTGTCGGGAGACGGCTTGCGCCGTGAGACGGCCATGCCGTTGTTTTGCCTTTTCAACGTGCTTGTACTAGAATGAGCGCACAGTTTGGGCCGCACCCTGGCCGCATATAATAATGAGACTCAACCCTGACCAACGCGTCTTGTTGGTATTTTGTTCACCGGAGTTTATATTGTGAGCTTTCCCGTCACCATTGTCATTCTGCTTTTTACCTCTGTCGTCGAGGTGTTTTCGCTGTCCTGGCTCGCCGGGGTGATCAGCACCATCAACACCATCTCGTGGGTCATGTTCACGCTGCTTCTGGGCGTGGTGATCGGCCGCGGTTACGGCGAGGAGTGGTGGGACAAAATGCAGTGGAACCTGAAGTCGCGCGAGATGCCTGCCGAGGAAGTGATCAACGGCGCGGTGATGCGTTTCGGCAGTTACCTTCTTTTGATGCCCGGCGCGGTGACGGATTTCTTCGGCCTGCTCATCATCATTCCGCAGACCCGCTTCATCGCCCGCGCCGTGGCGGCCGGCCTGTTCAAGCGCAAGCTGGCGAAAGGTGAGAAGTGGTTTTTCTTCAAGGAAGCCGAAGCCGGGTAAGGCCGGTTTCGATCGCCCAGCATGTTCGCCCCTCCCCGCAACCTTCGCGATGAACTCCTGGACCTCGACCAGGCCCCGTTCGAGGAAGTCAAAGACAGCTTGAACGACGTGCGCCGCGTGAACCGGTACCTCAGCGGCTACAAGGTGCTCTTGCACCACATGCGCCCGTTCCTCGAATCGCAACCGGAAGGCAAGCCGCTGACCGTGCTCGACGTGGCGACGGGATCGGCGGACCAGCCCATCGAACTGGTGCGGCTGGCCAGGCGCATGAAACGTCCCATCCGCGTGGTGGGGCTGGACATCAACGCGAAGATGTTGCATTACGCGCAGGAGGAGACGCGGCGGTATCCGGAAATCCGTTTTGTGCAGGGCGACGCGAAGCACATGCCGTTCCCCGACGGCGCGTTCGACGTGGTCATCAACAACCTCGCGTTGCATCATTTCTCGGAAGAGAATGCGGTGACCCTGCTCGAGCAGTTCACGCGGTTGTCGAAGCGGGGGGTGGTGGTCAACGACC
Coding sequences within it:
- a CDS encoding septal ring lytic transglycosylase RlpA family protein, with product MKHKGRLWVMGAVLMGLSACTVIEGTYQVVKGTVKGVYYIGKNAVKVVYYTGKATYKIGEFTFDVVTAPLDWPLMNDEIDTIDGLPVKEAIRLGRVKNAPYTVKGKKYYPMSVEQAKTYTEVGIASWYGQETYDQDDGHMTANGEAFNPDGLSAAHKFLPLPTNVRVTNLENGRSIIVRVNDRGPFPSAHNPRSGSRIIDLSHGAAKRLGFDGKGTVRVKVETVDL
- a CDS encoding SDR family oxidoreductase translates to MVSNLLIVGGTGTLGRPVAHKFLKEGCAVRVFTRNLERAREVLGDGFDLRQGDVEDPATVDRALQGCDGVHINLQGGNTDRQLEAIEYGGTLNILKSAEKAGVKRLSTISYAVDLDNYPHIPYAAIKRRVENAIAECSIPHTIFRATHFMESLPLYFRDHTPCLIGDQPHHYHWVAAEDYARMIFNAYQLEEAIGRQFDIFGPEAMTMEEALLRYCTAMHGKAEIARIPIWAMKVMGYLLFDRRIRFVAELMEFLGQAGENGNPIEANRLLGAPTITLEQWCEKRKAERRGELVEG
- a CDS encoding (2Fe-2S) ferredoxin domain-containing protein gives rise to the protein MGRFTRHVFICNNQRKEDDPRGCCQSRGAMDLLDHIKKRVHDSGLKGKIRINKAGCLDACQYGPSMVVYPDDVWYSPQTVEDMEEIFTEHLQNGRVVERLVIDFSRK
- a CDS encoding PLP-dependent cysteine synthase family protein, which gives rise to MSKLKLSEEVLAPSCPVIMDESVLKKIGNTPLIPIQNLTRDFPDVEIYAKAEWRNAGGSVKSRPALQMIEDGEASGKLTKGKIILDSTSGNTGIAYALIGKIKGYRVKLVMPANVSKERKGLMADFYGAEIVTSSPFEGSDGAILLAREILERDPDAYFMPDQYNNDSNWRAHYLHTANEIWKQTDGRITHFCAGIGTGGTIMGNTRRLRELNPEIKCHPIEPAEELHGIEGLKHMASSIVPGIYKEEELDSKISVATEEAYDMVETLEKEEGILVGHSSAGAMVGALKLAAQIKKGVIVTVFPDSCDTNYINFGKFKEHSETHSTTKPDS
- the thrC gene encoding threonine synthase — translated: MGYVKGLRCKECGKNYEKLPVHVCEYCFGPLEVDYDYEGISKVISRKSIQDGPPSMWRYQPLLPIDGEPQVGRYTGFTPLIEAKNLAKALGLKKVYVKNDSVNHPTFSFKDRVVSVAVTKAKEFGFDTVSCASTGNLANSVSAHAAEAGLKSCIFIPVGLEQGKVLCTQVYGTQLISVRGSYDDVNRLCSEIAGSHQWAFVNINIRAYYGDGSKSYGYEIAEQLGWRTPDNVVVPVAGSSLITKIWKAFHEFKDLGLIDKVNTKVFAAQATGCSPVSTAIKNGWDTHKPVKPDTIAKSIAIGNPADGFYGIKTVRDSGGWGEDVTDEEVIEGMKLLGETEGVFTETAGGVTVAVTKKLVEQGRIKPDELTVVCVTGNGLKTLEALDNKFAEPAVIEPNIHSFEEVYSNGITV
- the cysK gene encoding cysteine synthase A — translated: MLEKFKIRSENTLDLIGGTPLVKLNRVVPANGAAIWAKVESNNPGGSVKDRIALAMIEDAEKKGLIQPGATIVEPTSGNTGIGLSLVGAFKGYNVMLVMSENMSTERRLLLESFGATLELSRAEFGMQGTIERAEELVAEHPDYFMPQQFNNPANPEIHRQTTGPEIISAMEGDKVDAFIAGIGTGGTITGAGEALKAHYSDTKVIGVEPATSAVLSGRAAGPHKIQGIGAGFKPKVLNLDIVDDIRPISDDDAFRYVQRLAKEEGLLTGISSGAALCAAYQVAENLGPDQNVVVILPDTGERYFSFYQYF